In Torulaspora delbrueckii CBS 1146 chromosome 1, complete genome, one genomic interval encodes:
- the MDJ2 gene encoding Mdj2p (similar to Saccharomyces cerevisiae MDJ2 (YNL328C); ancestral locus Anc_3.10) — MVLPIIIGLGVTIVALTARSGIRAWEAYKLLSPMAIARMNNIKLRAKPYPYNSKFQQGRLNESLKARLEEYRGGFHGKMTESEALLILNISPEEIESLDDKMLKRKYRMIMLQNHPDKGGSPYLAMKLNEAREVLEHSVMLRRR, encoded by the coding sequence ATGGTGCTGCCGATAATCATTGGATTAGGAGTTACGATAGTGGCATTGACTGCGAGATCAGGTATCCGTGCTTGGGAAGCCTATAAGCTACTCTCTCCGATGGCTATCGCCAGGATGAACAACATAAAGTTAAGAGCTAAACCCTATCCATACAACAGCAAGTTTCAACAAGGACGACTGAATGAGAGTCTAAAAGCAAGATTAGAGGAGTATCGTGGTGGGTTTCACGGCAAAATGACTGAATCAGAAGCCttgttgattttgaacatttcGCCTGAAGAGATAGAATCACTTGACGACAAGATGCTTAAAAGGAAATACCGGATGATCATGTTACAGAACCATCCTGATAAGGGCGGGAGCCCATACCTGGCGATGAAACTCAACGAGGCTCGAGAAGTGTTGGAACATAGCGTTATGCTACGAAGGCGATAA
- the PEX6 gene encoding AAA family ATPase peroxin 6 (similar to Saccharomyces cerevisiae PEX6 (YNL329C); ancestral locus Anc_3.9): MKVGLQFNFLPRCNSCEVSLNIWEEWKGHKGPRYASIRLQSYDSPVPKAIISECTLNESLAFDSIKVAAKLYNVSPVGPTASQCELEILKQKLPVFKSVTMLLKAPLYTKLMQLPHPSHRVEFLELKYGLHHRETVIYDGYVVEPSWCRVSYCGPYSEGLIDFKETQVVFVKDDRDILVEKVVSDHFDEILKLTEASHSSVKLSALQNSVPLDLISPTTAMNDDDSTFVFADFRTLLFLGVTSGSFIRISNEHISRVVKVFILNAPHNFESFTIYASPRIIASFPEDTEISASKHPVDEFQLPTAFSVSLARVGSWNQAQKIYQNIILHNLKNFFTSKRRVLHVGDMIPISFDSNLATLYTEEFGFEQLIEEHDSLVWFYVESVQINETDEISPETEFFIDPEKTKLITANVVMKDPLKLTRCDYISFYGLDPVFVYNLNKFPYAKKLIDILNASTRCESKGIAVSTTILLYSTSPNTGKSTLVRFAALQLGFNLLHVDCMSLTTNAGSQDATAKIVGYLRGKIESVLSHASPAIIYLSHLDVLLAKTDQNQDPEGSRAPRSMDLEVSKLIEDFTVEYKGTVFIGSATEIDNISTSVRNHIKFELEVQVPDEIQRGAFFQWFLSCSILNRGLKNSYRRYAVKSDVSLSKLSLQSAGLSPLDIRTIVETAKYNCAKRYVDGNQWASSAYSITMADLNSAISKARDDFSVSIGAPKIPNVTWDDIGGMDQVKGEIMDTIDMPLKHPELFASGMKKRSGVLFYGPPGTGKTLMAKAIATNFSLNFFSVKGPELLNMYIGESEANVRRVFQKARDAKPCVIFFDELDSVAPKRGNQGDSGGVMDRIVSQLLAELDGMGSSGDGVFVIGATNRPDLLDEALLRPGRFDKLLYLGISDTNEKQHNIISALTRKFNLESDVNLMKLAEKCPFNYTGADFYALCSDAMLNAMTRTAGEIDVKVEEYNKLTRLDLSVTHWFDKVATAKDTEVTVKMEDFLKAQQEMAPSVSEEELRHYLRVKANFENAA, from the coding sequence ATGAAGGTAGGCCTGCAATTTAACTTTCTACCACGATGCAATTCCTGTGAGGTCTCTCTGAACATTTGGGAAGAGTGGAAAGGACACAAGGGTCCCCGTTACGCTTCCATTCGATTGCAATCTTATGATTCACCAGTACCGAAGGCCATCATATCAGAATGTACTCTAAATGAATCGTTAGCATTTGATAGTATTAAGGTGGCTGCAAAGCTATATAATGTGAGCCCAGTGGGTCCTACAGCTAGTCAATGTGAATTggagattttgaagcagaagCTACCTGTGTTCAAAAGTGTCACCATGCTGTTGAAAGCACCATTATACACGAAACTAATGCAATTGCCTCACCCAAGTCATAGGGTAGAGTTTctagaattgaaatatgGACTTCACCACCGCGAAACAGTGATTTACGATGGGTACGTCGTTGAACCCTCATGGTGTAGAGTCTCATACTGTGGTCCATATAGTGAAGGTCTAATAGACTTCAAAGAGACTCAAGTTgtatttgtcaaagatGATCGGGACATTCTGGTCGAGAAAGTGGTAAGTGACcattttgatgagattttaAAACTAACCGAAGCTAGTCACTCAAGCGTTAAACTGTCGGCATTACAAAATTCAGTTCCATTGGATCTTATTTCTCCTACTACTGCAAtgaatgatgatgattcaacTTTTGTCTTCGCTGATTTCCGAACGTTACTCTTTTTAGGTGTGACAAGTGGTTCCTTCATAAGGATATCGAACGAGCATATTTCAAGAGTTGTCAAGGTGTTTATTTTAAATGCTCCACACAATTTCGAGAGCTTTACTATTTACGCCTCACCAAGAATAATCGCTAGCTTTCCCGAGGATACGGAGATTAGCGCTTCAAAGCATCCAGTAGATGAATTCCAGCTGCCCACAGCCTTCTCGGTCTCCCTTGCTAGGGTCGGCAGTTGGAATCAAGCTCAAAAGATATACCAGAATATTATTCTCCATAATCTCAAGAACTTTTTTACATCTAAACGGAGGGTGCTTCATGTCGGCGATATGATCCCAATCTCTTTTGACTCAAATCTGGCTACTTTGTATACCGAAGAGTTCGGTTTTGAGCAGTTGATTGAAGAGCACGATTCACTTGTGTGGTTTTATGTTGAGAGTGTGCAGATAAACGAAACAGATGAGATTAGCCCAGAGACTGAATTTTTTATCGACCCAGAGAAGACAAAGTTGATCACGGCTAATGTTGTTATGAAGGATCCGTTGAAATTAACTCGCTGCGATTACATATCCTTTTATGGTCTGGATCCTGTCTTTGTCtacaatttgaacaagtttCCATACGCCAAAAAATTAATTGATATCCTTAACGCCTCGACCAGGTGTGAATCAAAAGGAATTGCTGTCAGCACTACAATACTGCTTTACTCGACAAGTCCGAATACCGGGAAGTCAACTTTGGTAAGATTTGCTGCCTTACAATTGGGGTTTAATCTACTTCATGTAGACTGTATGTCTCTGACTACCAATGCAGGATCGCAGGACGCTACCGCAAAGATAGTTGGGTACTTGAGAGGCAAAATCGAAAGTGTTTTATCACATGCGAGCCCTGCAATCATCTATCTATCACATCTTGATGTGCTATTAGCAAAGAcagatcaaaatcaagatcCAGAAGGATCAAGAGCACCTAGAAGCATGGATTTGGAGGTTTCCAAGctcattgaagattttaCAGTTGAATACAAAGGGACTGTGTTTATCGGGTCTGCTACAGAAATTGATAATATCTCCACAAGTGTTAGAAATCATATCAAGTTCGAATTGGAGGTTCAAGTACCAGATGAAATACAAAGAGGAGCTTTCTTTCAGTGGTTTTTGTCATGTTCCATCCTAAACAGAGGTCTAAAAAACTCTTATAGGCGCTATGCTGTCAAGAGCGATGTGTCATTATCCAAACTTTCCTTACAATCCGCAGGGCTGAGTCCACTTGACATCCGAACTATTGTGGAGACGGCCAAATACAATTGTGCTAAACGTTATGTTGATGGTAATCAATGGGCAAGCAGCGCATACTCTATAACAATGGCAGATTTGAATTCAGCCATTAGTAAAGCTAGGGACGACTTCTCTGTATCCATAGGGGCTCCAAAAATACCGAACGTTACTTGGGATGATATAGGGGGCATGGATCAAGTGAAGGGAGAGATCATGGATACTATCGACATGCCTTTAAAGCATCCAGAGCTTTTTGCATCAGGtatgaagaaaagaagtGGTGTTCTATTTTATGGGCCACCAGGAACTGGCAAGACATTAATGGCAAAAGCAATCGCCACCAATTtctctctcaatttcttcagtgTTAAAGGGCCCGAGCTTTTGAACATGTATATCGGTGAATCTGAAGCAAACGTTCGTCGTGTCTTCCAAAAAGCCAGAGATGCAAAGCCATGTGTCATATTTTTTGACGAATTAGATTCGGTTGCTCCTAAAAGAGGTAATCAAGGTGACTCCGGTGGTGTTATGGATCGTATTGTGTCACAGCTGCTAGCTGAGTTGGACGGGATGGGATCAAGTGGTGACGGGGTATTTGTTATTGGGGCAACAAATCGGCCCGATCTTTTGGATGAGGCGCTCCTGAGACCAGGAAGATTTGATAAGCTTCTCTATCTCGGCATATCGGACACGAACGAGAAGCAACACAACATTATATCAGCATTAACCAGAAAGTTCAACTTAGAGAGTGACGTGAACCTAATGAAATTAGCAGAAAAATGTCCCTTCAACTACACAGGTGCAGACTTCTACGCATTGTGCTCTGATGCAATGTTGAACGCAATGACCCGAACAGCTGGTGAAATCGATGTTAAGGTCGAAGAGTACAATAAGCTTACTCGACTAGATCTATCCGTAACGCACTGGTTCGATAAAGTGGCTACAGCAAAAGACACTGAGGTTACTGTTAAAATGGAGGATTTTCTAAAGGCACAACAAGAGATGGCACCCAGTGTCTCCGAAGAAGAGTTGAGACACTATTTGAGAGTAAAAGCCAATTTCGAGAACGCTGCATAA